A window of Halomonas sp. GFAJ-1 contains these coding sequences:
- a CDS encoding inositol monophosphatase: protein MNPMVQFTLRAARGAVEHFLRVRERIENAHEEFNLDRLLEDTARKAEATIVQQLERGYPHHGVTGRYTPYKAGEGEGADTVWKIEPMHGYTNLAVAGKGFALSVVCLVKGRPEHAVILSPFGDDEYIASRGRGAQYNDKRMRVSKPTAIAGTRMAMSLPEAWLRPSHLPAYLTIAQQLAPQVETLLATGSGLLDICELATGRVDSVFVLGLEEQDMQVGSLLLKEAGALMGTPDGKPTVSPESQLMAAGPRLYKALIKQLAPHF, encoded by the coding sequence ATGAATCCGATGGTCCAATTTACGCTGCGCGCTGCGCGTGGCGCTGTTGAACACTTTTTACGCGTCCGTGAGCGGATTGAAAATGCTCATGAAGAATTTAATCTCGACCGGTTGCTAGAAGACACTGCGCGTAAGGCAGAAGCGACCATCGTTCAGCAGTTGGAGCGTGGCTACCCCCACCACGGTGTTACCGGCCGCTATACGCCGTATAAAGCCGGTGAAGGGGAGGGCGCGGATACTGTCTGGAAGATTGAACCTATGCATGGCTACACAAATTTAGCGGTAGCTGGCAAGGGCTTTGCACTCTCAGTGGTGTGTCTTGTGAAAGGCCGCCCCGAGCACGCGGTGATTCTCTCGCCGTTTGGTGATGACGAGTATATCGCCAGCCGTGGCCGTGGCGCGCAGTATAACGACAAGCGTATGCGCGTTAGCAAGCCAACGGCGATCGCCGGTACGCGGATGGCGATGAGTCTACCCGAAGCTTGGCTACGTCCTAGCCACTTGCCTGCTTACTTAACCATTGCTCAGCAGCTTGCCCCCCAGGTTGAAACCTTGCTGGCCACCGGCAGTGGTTTGCTTGATATCTGTGAATTGGCGACTGGCCGCGTAGACAGCGTTTTTGTCTTGGGCCTTGAAGAGCAGGATATGCAGGTGGGGTCACTGCTGCTTAAAGAAGCGGGTGCGTTAATGGGCACACCAGATGGCAAACCGACCGTAAGTCCCGAGAGTCAGCTGATGGCTGCTGGCCCGCGCCTTTATAAAGCGCTGATCAAACAGCTGGCGCCGCACTTTTAG
- a CDS encoding RNA methyltransferase, giving the protein MLERIRIVLIGTSHPGNIGGVARAMHNMGLADLVLVAPRCEVITQDSISRASGADHLLHQAVIHATLEDAVADCTLAVGASARSRTLPWPMISPRELAERLPSECHQEGAHVALVFGREDSGLTNAELQRCHAHVHIPTNADFSSLNLAAAVQVLAYECRMAWLSQATPEPVSDNEDELATHAELERYFEHLERTLIAIEFHDPAQPRQLMARLRRLYLRARPEKMEMNILRGILSATEKAADRQQP; this is encoded by the coding sequence ATGCTTGAGCGCATTCGTATTGTTCTTATCGGCACCAGCCATCCCGGCAATATTGGCGGCGTAGCACGCGCTATGCACAACATGGGCTTGGCCGACCTTGTCTTGGTAGCTCCTCGCTGCGAGGTGATCACCCAGGACAGCATCTCCCGGGCCTCTGGCGCTGACCACCTGCTTCATCAAGCGGTGATTCACGCCACTCTTGAGGATGCTGTTGCTGACTGCACCTTGGCCGTAGGCGCCAGCGCGCGCTCGCGCACCCTCCCCTGGCCAATGATTTCACCCCGCGAGCTGGCCGAGCGCCTACCGAGCGAATGCCACCAGGAAGGCGCCCACGTCGCGCTGGTATTTGGCCGTGAAGACAGCGGCTTAACCAACGCCGAGCTACAGCGCTGTCATGCCCATGTGCATATCCCCACCAACGCTGATTTCAGTTCGCTCAACTTAGCAGCAGCCGTTCAGGTATTAGCCTACGAATGCCGCATGGCGTGGTTAAGCCAAGCGACACCAGAGCCAGTCAGCGATAATGAGGACGAGCTGGCGACTCACGCAGAACTGGAGCGTTACTTCGAGCATTTAGAGCGCACCCTCATTGCGATTGAGTTTCACGACCCGGCTCAGCCGCGCCAGTTAATGGCAAGATTGCGCCGCTTATACTTACGCGCCCGTCCAGAAAAAATGGAAATGAATATTTTGCGCGGCATTCTATCAGCCACCGAAAAAGCAGCAGATCGGCAGCAGCCATAG
- a CDS encoding serine O-acetyltransferase, which translates to MFQRLREDINSVFDRDPAARNFLEVLTNYPGLHALLLHRCGHWLWNKNLKWLARTISTFSRWLTGIEIHPGATIGRRFFIDHGMGVVIGETALVGDNVTLYQGVTLGGTSWNKGKRHPTLEDGVIVGAGAKILGPFTVGAGAKIGSNAVVTKEVPPGATVVGIPGKIVKRADPDVEEALDVDPARREAICQKFGFDAYGVSQDMPDPVARSMQAMLDHMHAVDERIERMCSTLRKLDASYRDGQLPELRDEDFADILDENDTGCPGLGRHQRNQPNDTAPHSSSDTSTTRNS; encoded by the coding sequence ATGTTTCAACGCCTGCGTGAAGACATTAATAGCGTATTCGACCGCGATCCTGCGGCCCGTAATTTTTTGGAAGTGTTAACCAACTATCCTGGCCTGCATGCGCTGCTGCTGCACCGCTGCGGCCACTGGCTATGGAACAAAAACCTCAAGTGGCTAGCCCGCACAATCTCGACGTTTTCCCGCTGGCTTACGGGTATAGAAATTCACCCAGGCGCTACCATTGGCCGGCGCTTTTTTATCGACCACGGCATGGGCGTGGTGATTGGTGAAACAGCGTTAGTAGGCGATAACGTAACGCTTTACCAAGGGGTCACTTTAGGCGGCACCAGCTGGAATAAGGGCAAGCGCCACCCAACCCTGGAAGATGGCGTGATTGTCGGCGCGGGTGCCAAAATTCTTGGCCCGTTCACCGTCGGTGCGGGGGCTAAAATTGGCTCAAACGCTGTGGTAACAAAAGAAGTACCTCCGGGTGCAACCGTGGTAGGTATTCCTGGCAAAATTGTTAAGCGTGCTGACCCGGATGTAGAGGAAGCACTGGATGTGGACCCTGCTCGCCGAGAAGCTATTTGCCAAAAGTTTGGCTTCGATGCTTACGGCGTTAGTCAGGACATGCCCGACCCCGTTGCCCGCTCCATGCAGGCGATGCTGGACCACATGCATGCCGTGGATGAGCGCATTGAGCGCATGTGCTCCACACTGCGCAAATTGGATGCAAGCTACCGGGATGGCCAGCTACCTGAACTGCGGGATGAAGATTTTGCCGACATTCTCGACGAAAACGATACCGGCTGCCCAGGGCTAGGCAGACATCAGCGCAATCAGCCCAACGACACAGCCCCCCATTCATCTTCTGATACGTCGACCACGCGCAATAGTTGA
- a CDS encoding Fe-S cluster assembly transcriptional regulator IscR: MRLTTKGRYAVTAMLDLALNVQHGPTSLSDISQRQEISLSYLEQLFARLRRAGLVTSVRGPGGGYLLAMPAEEISVSQVIDAVNETVDATRCQGLSDCQQGDTCLTHFLWCELSGQIRSFFDDITLAQLMQRPDVIRIASRQQHRVDAGILASSP; this comes from the coding sequence ATGCGCTTGACCACAAAAGGCCGTTACGCTGTCACTGCCATGCTTGATTTGGCACTTAATGTGCAGCACGGGCCCACTAGCCTGAGCGATATTTCGCAACGCCAAGAGATTTCCCTCTCTTATTTGGAGCAGCTATTTGCCCGCTTACGACGTGCAGGGCTGGTTACCAGCGTACGCGGGCCTGGCGGCGGATATTTACTGGCCATGCCCGCTGAAGAGATCAGCGTCTCGCAAGTTATCGACGCCGTGAACGAAACCGTTGATGCCACACGTTGTCAAGGACTATCCGACTGCCAACAGGGCGATACCTGCTTAACCCACTTTCTGTGGTGTGAGCTTTCTGGGCAAATTCGCAGCTTTTTTGACGACATTACCCTTGCCCAGTTGATGCAGCGCCCCGATGTAATACGTATTGCTTCCCGGCAACAACATCGCGTAGATGCTGGCATTCTTGCCTCATCCCCCTGA
- a CDS encoding cysteine desulfurase IscS (catalyzes the removal of elemental sulfur from cysteine to produce alanine; involved in NAD biosynthesis), with protein MTTTTSPSLPIYLDYAATTPVDARVAEVMQRYLTVDQLFANPASRSHMLGWQAEQVVEQARRQVADTIGADPREIVWTSGATEADNLALIGFMRANRERGMHLVTSLIEHKAIVDTAKALENEGFEVTWLTPGRDGCITPEQLRSAMRDDTALVSLMAVNNELGSINDTAALSAVAHEFGAAFHTDAAQAVGRVPLDVVAQSIDLMSLSGHKAYGPKGVGALYVKRHPDIRVEALIHGGGHERGMRSGTLPTHQIAGMGEAFALIQREHQADQAHVAQLRERFLTGLEGIDGIVANSPLKHAVPNILNLAFKGVDGEALLMALRDVAVSTGSACNSASVDPSYVLLGIGTPRSLALSSLRFSFGRFTHSADIDHALSLIRHAVSGLRATAR; from the coding sequence ATGACCACGACTACCTCACCTTCGCTGCCGATTTACTTAGACTACGCCGCCACGACGCCGGTTGATGCTCGGGTGGCCGAGGTCATGCAGCGCTACCTGACGGTTGATCAGCTGTTTGCCAACCCCGCCTCGCGTAGTCATATGCTCGGCTGGCAGGCTGAACAAGTCGTTGAGCAGGCACGGCGCCAAGTGGCAGATACTATTGGCGCTGACCCGCGTGAAATTGTCTGGACCAGTGGCGCCACCGAAGCCGACAACTTAGCGCTGATTGGTTTTATGCGTGCTAACCGTGAACGCGGCATGCACTTGGTAACCTCCCTCATCGAGCATAAAGCGATTGTCGATACGGCTAAGGCGCTTGAAAACGAAGGGTTTGAGGTCACTTGGCTAACACCAGGGCGCGACGGCTGCATAACGCCCGAGCAGCTTCGCAGCGCGATGCGTGATGACACCGCACTGGTGTCGCTGATGGCGGTCAATAACGAACTGGGCAGCATTAACGATACTGCCGCACTGTCCGCGGTTGCCCACGAATTTGGTGCCGCGTTTCATACTGACGCAGCTCAAGCGGTGGGTAGGGTTCCCCTTGATGTGGTGGCGCAGAGCATCGATTTGATGTCGCTTTCTGGCCACAAAGCCTATGGCCCCAAGGGGGTCGGCGCGCTCTACGTTAAACGCCACCCAGATATTCGTGTTGAAGCGTTGATCCATGGCGGCGGGCACGAGCGGGGCATGCGCTCGGGCACCCTTCCGACCCACCAAATCGCCGGAATGGGGGAAGCCTTTGCGCTCATACAGCGCGAGCATCAAGCCGACCAAGCACACGTCGCACAACTTCGCGAGCGGTTTTTAACCGGCTTGGAAGGCATTGACGGCATTGTCGCCAACTCCCCGCTGAAGCACGCGGTGCCCAATATTTTGAACCTTGCGTTTAAAGGGGTTGATGGTGAAGCCCTTCTGATGGCGCTACGCGATGTCGCCGTATCCACCGGCTCAGCCTGCAACTCTGCAAGCGTTGACCCCTCGTATGTGCTGCTAGGTATTGGCACACCCCGCTCACTTGCCCTTTCATCGCTGCGGTTTAGTTTTGGCCGCTTTACCCACAGCGCAGATATTGACCATGCGTTAAGCCTTATTCGTCATGCGGTGAGCGGACTACGCGCCACAGCGCGTTAA
- the iscA gene encoding iron-sulfur cluster assembly protein IscA (forms iron-sulfur clusters of ferredoxin [2FE-2S]; binds iron in the presence of the thioredoxin reductase system; forms homodimers and tetramers; similar to SufA protein), whose product MATLNITPAAAQQIRHVLDERGQGLGLRVSVKPSGCSGYSYVLDFADETTADEVRFEEHGASVYVAPDALEMLDGSEVDYVSEGLNRFFRFNNPNVKDQCGCGESFTV is encoded by the coding sequence ATGGCAACTCTCAACATTACCCCCGCAGCCGCCCAGCAGATTCGTCACGTACTAGACGAACGCGGCCAAGGGCTCGGCCTGCGTGTATCTGTTAAACCCAGCGGCTGTTCCGGCTATAGCTACGTGCTCGACTTTGCCGATGAGACCACCGCCGACGAAGTGCGCTTTGAGGAGCATGGCGCCAGCGTCTATGTTGCACCTGATGCGCTAGAAATGCTGGATGGCAGCGAAGTGGATTATGTGAGCGAAGGGCTTAACCGCTTTTTCCGCTTCAATAATCCTAACGTTAAAGATCAGTGCGGTTGTGGCGAAAGCTTTACTGTTTAA
- a CDS encoding nucleoside-diphosphate kinase has product MATERTLSIIKPDAVAKNAIGDIIARFEKAGLNVVAAKMTHLSEEKAGGFYAEHKERPFFKDLVGFMTSGPVVVQVLEGEGAIAKNRELMGATNPKEAAPGTIRADFAETIDANAVHGSDSAESAEREISYFFGNDEICPR; this is encoded by the coding sequence ATGGCTACTGAACGCACTCTTTCGATTATCAAGCCCGATGCCGTCGCTAAAAACGCGATTGGTGACATCATTGCTCGCTTTGAAAAAGCTGGCCTGAACGTCGTTGCCGCTAAAATGACCCACCTTTCTGAAGAGAAAGCGGGCGGTTTCTACGCCGAGCACAAAGAGCGTCCTTTCTTTAAAGACCTAGTAGGTTTCATGACCTCTGGCCCGGTCGTTGTTCAAGTGCTGGAAGGCGAAGGCGCTATCGCTAAAAACCGTGAACTGATGGGCGCTACCAACCCGAAAGAAGCGGCTCCTGGCACTATCCGCGCTGACTTTGCGGAAACTATCGACGCTAACGCTGTCCACGGTTCTGATTCTGCGGAAAGTGCTGAGCGTGAAATTAGCTACTTCTTCGGTAACGACGAAATCTGCCCGCGCTAA
- a CDS encoding 23S rRNA (adenine(2503)-C(2))-methyltransferase, protein MTTTVAQHTPAPHSTTERAPTANPAIERQNLLGMSREQMEAFFLSIGEKKFRAAQVMKWIHQEGSDDFAAMTNLSKPLREKLAKVAEIRGPSVVYEGTSSDGTRKWVLEVEDGSYVETVLIPAENGKRRTLCVSSQVGCSLDCSFCSTGKQGFQRNLTAAEIIGQVWVAQRSVGPRRDTANRPVTNVVMMGMGEPLLNFDNVVPAMKLMLDDNGYGLSKRRVTLSTSGVVPMIDKLGDEMDVSLAISLHASTDELRNELVPINRKYNIRALLDACHRYLSKCPDNRQVTIEYTLIRDINDQQEHAEQLAALLKELPCKINLIPFNPFPNSGYETPSRNQVMRFQQWLYDQGYNATVRVTRGEDIDAACGQLVGRVKDRTKRSARYIQSVQLDAD, encoded by the coding sequence ATGACCACCACCGTAGCTCAACATACGCCTGCCCCCCACTCCACAACTGAACGTGCGCCTACCGCTAATCCCGCGATAGAGCGCCAGAACCTGCTCGGCATGTCCCGCGAGCAGATGGAAGCCTTCTTTTTGTCCATTGGCGAAAAGAAGTTCCGCGCCGCCCAGGTGATGAAGTGGATACACCAGGAAGGCAGCGATGACTTCGCAGCGATGACTAACTTATCAAAGCCGCTACGGGAAAAATTAGCGAAGGTGGCTGAGATTCGTGGCCCGTCGGTTGTCTACGAAGGCACCTCAAGCGATGGCACGCGCAAGTGGGTGCTAGAGGTGGAAGATGGCAGCTACGTTGAAACAGTGCTGATCCCCGCTGAAAACGGTAAGCGGCGCACACTGTGTGTCTCTTCCCAGGTGGGCTGCTCGCTGGACTGCAGCTTCTGCTCCACCGGCAAGCAAGGCTTCCAGCGCAACCTGACCGCGGCTGAGATTATTGGCCAGGTATGGGTTGCCCAGCGCAGCGTCGGGCCACGCCGCGACACTGCCAATCGTCCAGTTACTAACGTCGTCATGATGGGCATGGGTGAACCACTGCTCAACTTTGACAATGTGGTACCCGCAATGAAGCTAATGCTGGACGATAACGGCTATGGGCTTTCCAAACGCCGGGTAACGCTATCAACCTCCGGCGTTGTACCGATGATCGATAAGCTGGGTGATGAGATGGACGTCAGCCTGGCTATTTCGCTGCATGCGTCCACCGATGAACTGCGTAACGAACTCGTACCGATTAATCGCAAGTACAACATTCGTGCACTTCTGGATGCCTGCCACCGGTACCTATCGAAATGTCCTGACAACCGCCAGGTCACAATCGAATATACGCTGATCCGTGACATTAACGACCAGCAGGAGCATGCCGAGCAGCTTGCTGCACTGCTGAAAGAGCTGCCCTGCAAAATCAATCTCATACCGTTTAATCCGTTCCCTAATTCCGGCTACGAAACACCGTCGCGCAACCAAGTCATGCGCTTTCAGCAGTGGCTCTATGATCAAGGTTACAACGCCACTGTTCGCGTTACGCGAGGTGAAGACATTGATGCGGCTTGCGGCCAGCTCGTCGGACGCGTCAAAGATCGCACCAAGCGCAGCGCACGCTACATTCAATCCGTGCAGTTAGATGCGGACTAG
- a CDS encoding type IV pilus biogenesis/stability protein PilW, which translates to MTGLCRRFPSRASMLCVLISSMLLTGCATPSNAPVEGGQNAAEAYTQLGVAYLERDNLPRALSALDRALEINPRHAEALQALALVYQQQGENELANRYFEQAVNAAPSFTRARNNYAAFLYQRAQFAAACEQLEIASQDAQYANRAQLFTNLGQCYVALEEFDSAREGFQRAQSIDPRNPRGYFMLAELEVSQGNYEQAWAPLQSYLQLAGPDPAALEMAIDLAHARGDHAAAADYQRMLNTN; encoded by the coding sequence ATGACCGGTCTTTGCAGGCGCTTCCCATCTAGGGCATCTATGCTGTGTGTGCTTATCAGCAGCATGCTGCTAACCGGTTGCGCTACGCCAAGCAACGCCCCGGTCGAAGGCGGCCAAAATGCAGCTGAAGCCTATACCCAGCTAGGGGTCGCTTACTTAGAGCGCGATAACCTTCCCCGCGCGTTGAGCGCTCTTGATCGTGCGCTGGAAATTAATCCTCGTCACGCTGAGGCACTTCAGGCCCTTGCGCTGGTCTATCAGCAGCAAGGAGAGAACGAACTTGCTAATCGCTACTTTGAGCAAGCCGTTAATGCAGCACCCTCGTTTACCCGAGCGCGCAACAACTACGCCGCATTTCTCTATCAACGGGCACAGTTTGCAGCGGCTTGTGAACAGTTAGAAATTGCATCGCAAGATGCCCAGTACGCCAACCGAGCCCAGTTATTTACTAACTTAGGGCAGTGCTATGTGGCGCTGGAAGAATTTGATAGCGCCCGCGAAGGCTTTCAGCGGGCGCAAAGTATCGACCCACGCAACCCGCGTGGGTATTTCATGTTAGCCGAACTTGAAGTTTCTCAGGGTAATTATGAGCAAGCCTGGGCGCCACTGCAGAGCTATTTGCAGCTAGCCGGACCAGACCCAGCAGCACTGGAAATGGCGATTGACCTCGCCCATGCCCGAGGCGACCACGCCGCGGCTGCCGATTACCAGCGCATGTTGAATACCAATTAA
- a CDS encoding cytoskeleton protein rodZ, translating into MSDTQLHDSVTADTSSPGELLLRQREALGVPLIDAARALNLRPAVVEGLEQDNYAEIPVTAYRRGYLRAYARYLGMDDRLVLDAYQVQNGSIDTERKVAPVSVSRPPSKVGAWLFKLVTLLVIVGLIAVTVMWWQSRGGSEPPSMGASPSVEEEEALNATAEREPTPTSEPAVASAPQLTEEEAETSPAPMAEVTDEATQAAAMVVAGSSTPASDASEEEPTAEAAPPAAAPNTLELTFNEQSWTEIFDASNQRVFVGLQTPGTTASVEGEPPFRLTIGNATGVELRYQGEAIDLPQRAGANNVARFTLGE; encoded by the coding sequence ATGAGCGACACACAGTTACACGATAGCGTTACCGCTGACACCAGCTCCCCTGGTGAGCTTCTATTACGCCAACGCGAAGCGCTTGGCGTTCCCCTAATTGATGCTGCACGCGCCCTCAACCTGCGCCCTGCTGTGGTGGAAGGGCTGGAACAAGACAACTACGCTGAGATTCCGGTCACCGCCTATCGACGAGGCTACCTACGCGCTTATGCCCGGTATTTAGGCATGGACGACCGCTTAGTGCTCGATGCTTATCAAGTGCAAAATGGCAGCATCGATACGGAACGCAAAGTTGCTCCCGTTTCCGTTAGCCGCCCCCCTTCCAAAGTGGGCGCCTGGCTATTTAAGCTTGTCACGTTGCTAGTAATCGTTGGTTTAATTGCCGTTACCGTAATGTGGTGGCAAAGCCGTGGGGGCAGTGAGCCACCCAGCATGGGCGCTTCCCCATCGGTAGAGGAAGAAGAAGCGCTTAATGCTACCGCTGAGCGCGAGCCAACCCCAACCAGTGAGCCGGCAGTAGCCTCAGCACCGCAACTAACGGAAGAAGAGGCTGAGACATCACCCGCGCCCATGGCAGAGGTGACGGATGAAGCCACACAAGCAGCCGCCATGGTGGTTGCGGGTAGTAGCACACCCGCGAGCGATGCCAGCGAAGAGGAGCCTACAGCAGAAGCCGCTCCCCCTGCCGCCGCGCCCAACACCCTGGAGCTGACATTTAACGAACAGTCTTGGACTGAGATTTTTGATGCCAGCAACCAGCGGGTGTTTGTCGGCCTCCAGACGCCCGGCACTACCGCCAGTGTAGAAGGGGAGCCTCCATTTCGGTTAACGATCGGCAACGCAACGGGCGTAGAGCTACGCTACCAAGGCGAAGCCATCGACCTTCCTCAACGCGCCGGTGCCAATAATGTTGCCCGCTTCACCTTAGGAGAGTGA
- a CDS encoding 4-hydroxy-3-methylbut-2-en-1-yl diphosphate synthase — MHAPSPIKRRFSRQIHVGKVPVGGDAPIAVQSMTNTNTLDVAATVAQIQQLEKAGADIVRVSVPDMDAAETFGQIKKLVDVPLVADIHFDYKIALRVAELGVDCLRINPGNIGREDRVRAVVSAARDNGIPIRIGVNAGSLEKDLQKKYGEPTPAALVESAMRHIDHLDRLDFADFKVSVKASDVFMAVAAYRDLATRIEQPLHLGITEAGGLRAGTVKSSIGLGMLLMDGIGDTIRVSLAADPVEEIKVGFDMLKSLRLRSKGINFIACPSCSRQNFDVISTMNQLEERLEDVMTPLDVSVIGCVVNGPGEAKETDIGLTGGSPANLVYIDGKPASKLRNDHLVDDLEKLIREKVRQKQQQQDDMIARSV, encoded by the coding sequence ATGCACGCCCCTTCTCCCATTAAACGTCGATTTTCTCGCCAAATTCATGTTGGCAAGGTACCCGTTGGTGGCGATGCACCTATCGCTGTCCAAAGCATGACCAATACCAACACGCTTGATGTCGCAGCCACCGTGGCGCAAATTCAACAGTTGGAAAAAGCCGGTGCCGATATTGTGCGCGTTTCCGTGCCTGATATGGACGCTGCTGAAACCTTTGGCCAGATCAAAAAGCTCGTCGATGTACCGTTAGTGGCCGATATACATTTCGACTACAAAATCGCCTTGCGCGTTGCCGAACTGGGTGTTGACTGCCTGCGCATCAACCCCGGCAATATCGGCCGGGAAGATCGGGTACGCGCAGTCGTCAGTGCAGCCCGTGATAACGGCATTCCAATCCGCATTGGTGTTAACGCAGGCTCTTTAGAAAAAGACCTGCAGAAAAAGTACGGTGAGCCTACCCCCGCCGCGCTGGTAGAATCAGCCATGCGTCATATTGACCACCTCGACCGCCTGGACTTTGCTGACTTTAAAGTCAGCGTTAAAGCCTCAGATGTGTTTATGGCTGTGGCGGCCTACCGTGACTTAGCTACGCGTATCGAGCAGCCGCTACACCTGGGCATTACCGAAGCGGGTGGTTTGCGCGCAGGCACCGTCAAGTCGTCTATCGGGCTCGGCATGCTGCTGATGGACGGTATTGGCGACACCATTCGTGTTTCCCTGGCGGCAGATCCGGTTGAAGAAATAAAAGTCGGTTTTGATATGCTCAAAAGCCTGAGGCTGCGCTCTAAAGGCATCAACTTTATCGCCTGCCCCAGCTGCTCACGGCAAAACTTCGACGTTATCAGCACCATGAATCAGCTCGAAGAGCGCTTAGAAGACGTGATGACGCCCTTGGATGTCTCCGTTATCGGCTGTGTCGTGAATGGCCCCGGCGAAGCCAAAGAGACCGATATTGGCTTAACCGGCGGCTCTCCTGCCAACCTCGTTTATATCGATGGCAAACCCGCCAGCAAGCTGCGTAACGACCACCTTGTCGATGACCTTGAAAAGCTGATCCGCGAAAAAGTACGTCAAAAACAGCAGCAGCAAGACGATATGATCGCTCGCAGCGTTTAA
- a CDS encoding histidine--tRNA ligase, producing the protein MSKSTAKKIQAIRGMNDLLPSDSPRWQFFETTVRQLMHRYGFDEIRTPIVEQTALFARSIGEVTDIVEKEMYTFDDRNGDSLTLRPEGTASCVRAAMENGLLYNQTQRLWYQGPMFRHERPQKGRYRQFHQVGVETYGFEGPDIDAEVILLSARLWRELGLLEHVTLELNSLGSTEARAAYREKLVAYFEQHHDVLDEDSKRRLTSNPLRILDSKNPAMAEMLNAAPQLMDHLDNESKEHFEQLKAMLDAANIAYVVNPRLVRGLDYYCRTVFEWTTTALGSQGTVCAGGRYDGLVEQLGGKPTPAVGFAMGIERLVLLLETLNLVPDAALGGCDVYLLPMDDNATVAALTLAEQLRSELPALRLQLHCGGGSFKSRMKKADKSSAPIAVLLGEDEMAANVVTLKFLREAREQQRVARDELAATLGELVSH; encoded by the coding sequence TTGAGTAAGTCCACCGCCAAAAAGATTCAAGCGATTCGTGGAATGAACGACCTATTGCCCAGCGACAGTCCTCGCTGGCAATTTTTTGAAACCACCGTTCGTCAGTTAATGCATCGCTATGGCTTTGATGAAATTCGCACGCCCATTGTCGAGCAAACCGCGCTCTTCGCCCGCTCTATTGGCGAAGTGACCGATATTGTCGAAAAAGAGATGTACACCTTCGACGACCGCAATGGCGATAGCCTGACGCTTCGCCCTGAAGGCACCGCAAGCTGTGTGCGTGCTGCCATGGAAAATGGCCTGCTCTACAACCAAACCCAGCGGCTTTGGTATCAGGGGCCGATGTTTCGCCATGAGCGTCCGCAAAAGGGCCGCTATCGCCAGTTCCACCAAGTAGGTGTCGAAACCTATGGCTTTGAAGGACCCGACATAGATGCGGAAGTGATCCTACTCTCAGCCCGCCTATGGCGTGAGCTGGGCCTTTTGGAACACGTAACGCTAGAACTGAACTCGTTGGGCTCCACAGAAGCCCGCGCCGCCTACCGCGAGAAACTGGTGGCCTATTTCGAGCAGCACCACGACGTGCTGGATGAAGACTCTAAGCGCCGCCTGACCAGCAACCCATTGCGTATTCTTGATTCGAAGAACCCGGCAATGGCCGAGATGCTTAATGCTGCCCCGCAGCTGATGGACCATCTTGACAACGAATCCAAGGAGCATTTCGAGCAGCTGAAAGCGATGCTGGATGCCGCCAATATTGCTTACGTGGTCAACCCTCGCCTTGTGCGCGGCCTAGACTACTACTGCCGCACGGTGTTTGAGTGGACAACTACCGCACTGGGCAGCCAAGGCACCGTTTGCGCAGGCGGGCGTTATGATGGTTTGGTAGAGCAGCTAGGCGGCAAACCTACCCCAGCGGTGGGCTTTGCCATGGGCATCGAGCGCCTTGTGCTACTGCTGGAAACGCTCAATTTAGTGCCTGACGCTGCGTTAGGCGGCTGCGATGTCTATCTTTTACCCATGGACGACAACGCCACGGTGGCCGCACTTACCCTAGCAGAACAGCTGCGCAGCGAGCTTCCGGCCCTCAGGTTGCAGCTACACTGCGGGGGTGGCAGTTTTAAGAGCCGAATGAAAAAAGCCGACAAAAGCAGCGCCCCCATTGCCGTTCTACTGGGCGAAGATGAGATGGCGGCAAATGTCGTTACGCTTAAGTTTCTGCGCGAAGCACGCGAGCAGCAACGCGTGGCCCGCGACGAGCTTGCGGCTACGCTTGGCGAACTAGTTTCCCATTAA